Genomic segment of Rhodocaloribacter litoris:
GATCCTCGTCGAGGGCCGCCGGGCCGTGGGCGTGCGCGTAGCGGGCGCGGCGTACACGGCACGGGCCGTGGTGGCGGGCACCCACGCCCTGGAAACGTTCGGGCGGCTGCTGCCCGAGGCCCACCGCCCGCCGGGCGCCCGGCACCTGCGCACCGGCAACGGCTTCGGCGCGATCCTCCGCCTGGCCCTCCGCGAGCCGGTCGCCTACACGGCCGCACCGGGGGCCGAGGCCCGCACCGGCCTTCAGCTCCTCTGCCGCGACCGCGCCCAGCTCCACGCCGCCTACGGCGACTACCTGCGCGGCGAGCCGGCCCACGACCCACCCCTCGTGGCGATGACCTTCTCCGCCGTCGATGCCTCGCTGGCCCCGCCCGGCGGCGAGGTGCTCTGGCTCTGGGCCCAGTACTTCCCGTACGCCCTCCGCTCCGGGCACTGGGACGAGATCGGCGAGGCCGTCGCCGACCGCATCCTGTCGGCCTTCGAAGCCTATGCCCCGGGCACCCGGGACAAGGTCGTCGGCCAGCTCTTTCAGCACCCGCTCTACCTCGAGCGCGAGCTGGGCCTCTACCGGGGCAACGTGATGCACCTGGAGATGAGCCTCGACCAGATGTTCATGCTCCGCCCGTTCCTCGGCATGGCCCGCTACCGGACCCACCTGAAGGGGCTGTACCTGACCGGCGCGAGCACCCACCCCGGCGGCGGCATCATGGGCGCCTCGGGCCGGAATGCCGCCCGCGTTCTGTTGAAAGATCTGAGCCGAAGGCGCGTCTGAATATGACCTACCTCCAGTTCCACCTCGTCTTCATCCTGCCGCCGCTGCTGGCGCTGGCCCTCATCCCGCCCCGCCCGGCGGCCGCCCCGGGCGAGCGCCATCCCTGGCCGTGGCTGCTCCTGCTGGCCCTCCTGGCCGTACTCTACACCACCCCGTGGGACAACTACCTCGTGGCGCGGGGCATCTGGTCGTACGGCGCAGCGCGTGTGCTGGGGACGATCGGCTACGTGCCCGTCGAAGAGTACCTGTTCTTCGTGCTCCAGCCGCTGCTCACCGGGCTGTGGTTCGTGCGCCTGCGGGCGCGCCCCGCCCTCCGCCGGCCCGACGCGGCCCCCGGCCCCCACGCCCGCCGCCTCGGCGCCGCCTTCTGGCTGCTCATAGCCGTCGTCGGCGCGGTGCTGCTGACCACCGAGCCGGGCACCTACCTGGGGCTGATCCTGGCCTGGGCCGCCCCGGTCCTGGCAGGCCAGTGGTTCCTCGCCGGCGACGCCTTCCTCCGGCACCGGCGCCTCTTCTTCCTGGCGGTGGCCGTCCCCACGCTCTACCTGTGGGTCGCCGACGCCATCGCCATCCGCCTGGGCATCTGGCACATCGCCGAGGCCACCACGCTCGGCTGGCGTCCCGTTGGCCTGCCCGTCGAAGAAGCCACCTTTTTCCTCGTAACGAACCTGCTCGTGGTGCAGGGCCTCTGGCTGTTCCTCCCCCTGTCGCAACCGCACGCCGCCCGCCATGCCTGACGCCCCCGTCCATCCCGCCGTCGCCGTGATCGGTGCCGGCCTCAGCGGCCTGACTGCCGCCTCCACGCTGCACCGCGCCGGCCTGCCCGTCCGCATCTTCGACAAGGGACGCGGACCGGGCGGGCGCATGAGCCGCCGCCGGCAGAACGGCTTCCACTTCGACCACGGCGCCCAGTATTTCACGGCCCGGGACCCGGCCTTCCGCGAGGCGGTCGAGGCCTGGCGGGCCGAGGGGATCGTGGCCGCATGGCCGCTGCGTCTCGGCGTGGCACGCCATGGGCACCTCACCGCAAAGCCGTCCCGCGAGGCCCGCTACGTGGGCGTGCCCAGCATGAACGCCGTCGCACGGCACCTGGCCCGTGGCCTGCGCGTCGACTACGGCGTGCGCATCGAGGCCGTAGAGCCCTTCGCGGGCGGCTGGCAGCTCCGGGCCGAGGACGGCACCGCCTTCGGGCGGTTCGACGTCGTCCTCGTGAGCGCCCCGCCGCCGCAAGCTGCGCCCCTGCTCGGCGCAGCCTCCGACTTCGCGGCGGCCGCCGCCCGCCTTACCATGGCACCCTGCTGGGCCGTCATGGCCGCCTTCGACGCCCCGCTCCCGATCCCGTTCGACGGCCTGTTCGTCGAGGAAAGCCCGCTGACCTGGGTGGCGCGCAACAGCAGCAAGCCCGGACGGCCCCCCGGCGAGACGTGGGTCCTGCACGCCGGGCCGGACTGGTCGGCCGCTCATCTCGAAGCCGACCCGGACCGGATCACCGCCCCGTTGCTCGACGCGTTCTTCGCCGCCGTGGGCATGGCCCCCGTGCCGCCCGTGCTGGCCGTGGCCCACCGGTGGCGCTATGCGTTGCCCGTGGGCAAAGCCGAGGCCCCGTGCCTCTGGGATCCGGCCATCGGCCTGGGTGCCTGCGGGGACGCCTACCGGGGCGGACGCATAGAGGGCGCGTACCTCAGCGGCCGCGCCCTCGCCCGTTCCGTGCTATCCACGTTCGGGATCAGCCCCCCTGCACCAGCCGCATGAACTCGGCGCGTGCGCTCGTGTCTTCCATGAACAGCCCGCTCATGGCGCTCGTCGTCGTGATCGAGTGCTGTTTCTGTACGCCGCGCATCACCATGCACAGGTGCGTCGCCTCGATCACCACCGCCACCCCCTGCGGCTGCAGCACCTCCTCGATGGCGTCGCGGATCTGGATCGTCAGCCGCTCCTGCACCTGCAACCGCCGTGCGAACACGTCCACCACGCGCGGGATCTTGCTCAGCCCCACGATCTGGCCGTTCGGGATATAGGCCACGTGCGCCCGACCGAAGAACGGGAGCATGTGGTGCTCGCAGAGGGAGAAGACCTCGATGTCGCGGACGAGGATCATCTCGCTGTAGTCTTCCTCGAACAGGGCGCTGGTGAGGATGGCGCGGGGGTCCTGCGTGTAGCCCTGGGTGAGGAACTGGAGGGCTTTCGCCACGCGCTCGGGGGTTTTCAGAAGGCCCTCCCGCTCGGGGTCCTCGCCGAGCAGTTCGATCACCCGCGCCAAGTTGCGCGCGAGGAGCGAGGTCGCAGGCGTGTTTGTGTCGGTCCGGGGCATCGCGGGGACCGGAACGGGTTCACCGGCCGCACCGTCGCCCTGGGAGGTGGACGTGTACAGGGTAGGCATCGTCATGAACAGGTTCCTCGTCATAAATAAGGCTGGGATAGTGCGAAAAGGGAAGGCGGTCCGGCACCGCATCGAATCGGTGCAGGACCGTTCCCGTCGCGTCAGTTCGACGGCGGCAGCAACACCGTGTCGATCACGTGGATGACGCCGTTCGAGGCCTCGATGTCCGTCGCCGTGACGGTGGCGTCGTTGATCATCACCTTGCCGTCCATCACCTTGATGGTAAGCGAGGCCCCCTGTACCGTCTTGGCCGACGTCAGGTTGACCACGTCGGCGGCCCGTACGGCACCCGGCACCACGTGGTAGGTCAGGATGGCAACGAGCTGGTCACGGTTTTCCGGCTTGAGCAGGCTTTCGACGGTGCCCTCGGGCAGCTTCGCGAAGGCCTCGTCGGTCGGGGCGAAGACGGTAAACGGCCCCTCGCCCTGGAGCGTCTCGACCAGGCCGGCTGCCTGCACGGCCGCCACCAGCGTATTGAAGCCGCCTTCCGTGGCCACCTGCACGATGTCTTTCTCCACCATGGGCGTCTCAGGGTCCTGCGCGTCACAGCCCGTCGCGACGAACAGAGCCATCAGCGTGAGGGTGAAAAGTGACGTGGTCATGTGTTTGAAGATGGTTTTCATGGTTTGCTCTCCGTGTTGATGGTGTGGGATGGATGGATGGTGGATGGAAGGCATGGCGTGCGCCGGATCGTCAGGCTTCGATGGCCTGTATCCACCGGTCGAACGGCTCCATGCGTGAGAAAAAGCGGGCCTCGAGGAAGCGAGGGGCCACATCGCGCAGATCCCGATCTTCGGGCAGGCCCGGCCCGCCGAGGGCCAGACGGCAGGGTCTTTTCGGGTCGTACATGCGGTCGAGCAGGCGCACGGCGGCGAGGGCTTCCGGCAGGCCCCGGGGCGGCATCATCGAGATGCACATCAGTTGTGCCTCGTGCCGGTGTTGCTGCCCGGCGAACTCTTCCGTGGGCACATCCAGCCCGAGGTAGATGACCTGCCAGCCACGGGCCGCCAGCACGTGCCGCACCATGAGGGCGCCCAGTTCGTGCACCTCCCCCTGCAGGCAACCCACCACGGCGACCCTGCGCTTCCGGCCATTGCGCTGCTTGCGCAGGCCCTCGCCCGCCGGCGCATCGAGTCGTAAGATCGCGTCGCGCACGAGCCCGGTCATGCGGTGCTCCTCGCCGACGCTGAGGTGCCCAGTCACGTAGCCCTCTCCGATCCGGCGCATCACCGGGCCGACCAGGTGGTCGAACAGCCGGGCAGGGGATACGTCGTGCCTGCGGAGGAACGTCAGAAGCCGGGTGAAACGCTCGACGTCGCCGTGGGCCAGTGCGTCGTACGCCACCTCGTACAGGTCCGTGAAGTCGCCTTCGCGTTGCGCCCGGAGCAGCCCCCGTCCGACGCGGGCCGCTTCGTCTCCGAACGCCAGCAGCGGAAGGTTCATCCGCCGCTCCGAAGCGAAGCGGACCAGCGCGTCGACCGGGATGCGCCGGTGGCCTCCCGCCGTCGTCCGGCAGGAGAGCGCCCCCTCGTTGCACCAGCGCTTTATCGAGGATTCATGCACCCCCAGCAGGCTGGCCGCCTCCCGGGTGGACAGTATGGTCTGCGCGTCGCTCATGTCTGTTTTTCGACCATCTCGTGCTTATGAACGCTTCAGAATGGATAAGTTGCACTACGACGGAGATTAAATTCGATTTTTTATCTTGATTGACAGGGCGAGCGCATTCTAAAATAGGCTAGTGTTAATGGCCTGGGATGTCGTAAGCTGTGCCGGTTCGTCAGCCGTTCCAGTTTGCTCCCCTCCGTTCATGTCTGAGACCTGCTTTATTCGCTATTTTGACCACCTTGAGGACCCCCGACGCGATCAGGGCAAACGCCACCGGCTCGAGCACGTGCTCGTGATCGCCCTCTGTGCCGTTGTTGCCGGTGCTGAGGGCTGGGATGACATCGCCACGTTCGCCCAGGCCAAAGTCTCCTGGCTGACCCAACGGCTCGACCTCAAACATGGCACGCCCTCGGGCGACACCTTCCGCCGCGTCCTGGCCGCCATCTGCCCGGAGGCCTTCGCCCGCGGCTTCGTACGCTGGGTGGAGGCGCTGGCCCAACAGACGGCCGGCGAGGTCATTGCCATCGATGGCAAGACGCTGCGCCGCAGTTACGACAAAGACGACCCGAAGGCCGCCCTGCACATGATCTCGGCCTGGGCGTGTGAGCAGCATCTGGTGCTGGCGCAAGAGAAGGTCTCGGCCAAGAGCAATGAGATTACCGCGATTCCGGCGCTTCTGGAGGTGTTGGACCTCGAAGGCTGCATTGTGACGCTCGATGCGATGGGCACGCAGACCGAGATTGCCGAAGCGATCTGCGCGCAGGGGGCGGACTACGTGTTGGCCCTGAAGGGCAACCAGGGCCTGCTCCACCGTGAGGTGCGGGCCTACTTCGAGCAGGGGCGCACGCGGCACTGGCGGGCGATGCCGGTCGCCTACGCGGAGCGCTGTGACCTGGGGCACGGGCGCAAGGAAGTGCGTCGGCTGTGGATCTCGACCGATGTGGCCTGGGTGCCCAAGGCCGAGGCGTGGCGTGACCTGAACAGCCTCGTGATGGTCGAACACGAGCGCCACACGCAGCAGGGCGTGAGTCTGGAGCGCCGCTTCTACATCAGCAGCCTCGCGACCACAGCGGAGCAGATGCTGGATATCATCCGGAGTCACTGGGGCATTGAGAATCAGCTGCACTGGGTGCTCGATGTGGTGTTTCGGGAGGATGAGAGCCGTATTCGGCGCGATCACGGGGGGCAGAACATGGCGGTGGTGCGGCAGCTAGCGCTCAACCTGTTGCGCAAGGACGAAACGAAGCGGTTGAGTCTGCGCATGAAGCGAAAACGGGCCGGTTGGGACGATGCCTTCCTGGCGCAGATCGTCGGAATTTAGAATGCGCTCGCCCTGTCTTGATTGATCGAAACATAATTCATTTTCGATATTAGAACAGGTCAGAATCGCTCACAACAACCACGATGAGCGTTATTCGACCCACAACCGAGAGGTGCCCCATGAAGACCGCCCGCCTCCACCCCCGCAACCGGAAGGCCCTGCTGGACGAACTCAGCGACGAACTGCTCATGGAGCAGCTCCAGGCCGGAACCGTGGAAGCGTTCGACCTCCTCGTCGAGCGCTACTCCGGCAAGTTGATGCGTTACCTGCTCGACTTCCTCGGCGACCCGCAACGGGCCGAGGACCTGCTGCAGGACACCTTCCTCCGCGTCTACCGGAACCGCCACGCCTACCGGCGCTTCGCCAAGTTCTCCACGTGGATCTACACCATCGCCGGCAACCTGGCCCGCTCGGAATACCGCAAAAACAAGCGCCGCAAGACGACCTACACGCTCCGGGTCGGAACCCGCGATCAGGAGGAGTACGAGCTACCGCTGCCCGACGAGACCTTTTCGCCGGAGCGTGAAACCGAGCGCACGTTCGAGGAGCAGGCCATCCAGGAAGCCCTCGCACAGCTCTCGCCGCGCTACTGGGAGGTGGTGGTACTGCGCGACGTGCAGCAACTGACCTACGACGAAATCGCCGAGATCACGGGCCTGCCCATGGGCACCGTCAAGAGTCGCATCAACCGGGGGCGTATCCGCCTGCAGCAGATTCTTCGCGATCGCTACGGCATCGTCCCCGAGGGGCAGGAAGCCGAGGTCATGGCCGCCTGAAATCGTCCCCACGTACACCTGTGGACGATACGGGATCCATCAGAGGATATGCCGGAGCACCTCCTCGTCGTGCTCGGACGTGTTGTTCAGGATGAGGTGCCCCATGCGGTCGCGCTTCGTCTGCAGGTAGCGCTCGTTGACCTCGTTGGGAGGGATCTCGATGGGCACGCGCTCGACGATCTCCAGGCCGTAACCCGCCAGTCCGATGCGCTTGGTCGGGTTGTTCGTCATCAGCCGCAGCTTGCGGATACCCAGGTCGCGGAGGATCTGGCAGCCGATGCCGTAGTCGCGATGGTCCATCTTGAATCCCAGCGCCTCGTTGGCCTCGACCGTGTCCAGCCCTTCCTCCTGCAGGCGGTAAGCGCGTAGCTTGTTGAGCAGTCCGATGCCGCGCCCTTCCTGCTTCATGTACAGGACGACGCCCCGGCCTTCGCGTTCGACCTGCTGCATGGCGCGGGCGAGCTGGTCGCCGCAGTCGCATCGCTTCGAGCCAAAGATATCGCCGGTGACGCACTGGGAGTGCACCCGCACGAGCACGGGCTCGTCCTCGTTCCACGTCCCTTTCGTCAGCGCCAGGTGGACGTCGCCCGTGAGGCGCTCTTCGTAGGCCACGAGGCGAAAATCCCCGTAGCGCGTGGGCATCTGCACCTCCACGACGCGCTCGATCAGCTTCTCGGTGCGCATCCGGTAGGCGATCAGATCCTTGATGGTGATGAGCCGCATGTCGAACCGGCGGGCGATCTCGCGGAGCTCGGGCACACGGGCCATGGTGCCGTCGTCGTTCATGATCTCGACGAGCACGCCGGCCGGGTAGAGCCCCGCCAGCCGGGCCAGGTCGACGGCGGCCTCGGTATGGCCGGCGCGCCGCAGCACCCCGCCCTGCTGGGCCCGCAGCGGGAAGACGTGACCGGGCCGTCCGAAGTCCTCGGGCCGTGCCTTCGGGTCGGCCAGGGCCCGGATGGTCCGCGCCCGGTCGGCCGCCGAGATGCCCGTGGTGGTGCCGATCCGGTAGTCGACCGACACGGTGAAGGGGGTGTCGTAGAGGGCGGTGTTGGAGGGCACCATCATCCCGAGGTCGAGTTCCTGAGCCCGTTCCCGGGTGATGGGTACGCAGATGAGTCCCCGCCCTTCCTTGGCCATGAAGTTGACCAGTTCGGGCGTCACCAGCTCGGCGGCGGCGATGAAGTCGCCTTCGTTTTCGCGATCTTCGTCGTCGACCACAATGACGAGCCGGCCGGCCCGGATGTCGGCGATGGCGTCTTCAATCCGGTCAAACGGGGGCGACGGCGTGGGCGGATGCGCCTGGGTCATGGAGGTCGTCGAATGGCTCGGAAAGGGCTTGCGTCCCCGGTGCGGCACGCGGGGCGAACGCATGGCCCCGGAGACGCTCCAAAATCATGTGCTTGAACGGGAGGAGCCGGATGAGGTTCTTTCCTCACGAGAGCTTCAACAAGCACGCGACCCGGGGTGGAAACGAAAAAACCCGTCCGTACGGGCCGGTGACGGCGTACGGACGGGTTTCCCTCAGGTCGGGACGGCGGGATTTGAACCCACGACCCCTTGCACCCCATGCAAGTGCGCTACCGGACTGCGCTACGTCCCGATCCGGTCGAAAACAAAGAAAACCTCAGAGGCTTTTCAAGAGCTTCTCTAAAAATACGCGGAGCTCGAGAAGTTCCCGGCGAAAGGCCGTTTCATCCTTTTTTGCGCCGTCGGACGCCTTTCGCTCCTCTTCCAGCGCCTGCCGGGCCCCGGCGATGGTGTACTTCTCGTCGCGCAAAAGCGCCTGGATCCGCCGGAGCACGGCGATGTCGTCCTCGGTGTAGATCCGCTTGCCGGCCCGGCTCTTGCGCGGGTGCAACTGCGGGAACTCGGTCTCCCAGTAACGGAGTACGTGTGCTTTCTCGCCCAGCAGTTCGGCCACCTCGCTGATGGAGTAATACAGTTTCTTGATGCCTTCTTCCTCCATGAAACGCTGCGTTCTCTGATGATCCCGCGGGCGACCGGGGTCCAGGGGCGTCGCAACGGCACCGCCCGGCCGCCGCCCGATGAATTTTGCCTTCAAAGTACGAAAGGAAGGAGGCGAAAGCATCGCGTTGCCCTGTATTTTGTCGCTTTTCACCGCCCGCTCCCATGACCGACACCCGAGCCTCCGGCTGGAAGACGGACGCCATGCTGCTGTTCGTCACCCTGGTCTGGGGTTGCAACTTTCCCGTGATCAAAGCCGTGCTGGCCGTGATGCCGGCACACGCCATGAACGCCGTGCGGCTGCTCATCTCCGCGCTGGTGCTGGGAGGTTATTACGCCGTCCAGGGGCGGCGTCAGGGCACGCCGCTCCTGGCCCCGCTCCGCCAGGCGCCGGGGATGCTCCTCGCGCTGGGGCTGCTCGGCTACTTCCTGTACCAGGTGGCGTTCATCGTGGGCCTGGACCACACGGCGGCGGGCAGCGCCGCCATCATCATGGCGAGCGTGCCGCTGTGGTCCGCGCTGGTCGGTCACACTTTCGGATTCGAACGGCTGCGCCGGCTCGGCTGGGCCGGCCTGCTGGTGACCCTCGTCGGCACGGCCCTCATCGTGGTCTTCGGCCCCCGCACGGTCGACTTCGGGGGCGGCGTGCTCTTCGGCAACGTCGTGATGGTCGGTGCCGCCGTCTGCTGGGGATGCTACACGGCGCTCAACCGGCCCGTCCTGCGCCGGGTCTCCCCGCTGGCGCTCTCGCTCTTCGGCCTCCTGTTCTCCCTGCCCCTGCTCTTCCTGGTAGCCCTCCCCTCGTTCGACGAGATCGCGTGGGGACGGGTGAACGGATGGACGTGGGCGGCCCTGCTCTACTCGGGCGGCCTCTCGACGGGGCTGGCGCCGGTGCTCTGGAGTGCCTCGGTGCACCGGGTGGGAGCCGCCCACACCACCGCCTTCGGGAATCTGGTGCCGTTCATCGCCCTCTTCGCCGGCTTCTTTTTCCTGGACGAACCGATCAACCTGGCGCAGTTGCTCGGCGGAGGCCTCATCATCGCCGGCATCATGCTCGTTCGACGGGTACGGGGAACCGCCCGGCCGCCGGCCCGCGTGTAAGCCCCCGGCACCGGAACCCGCACGGCCCGCCGGTCTTTCCGCAACCCATTCCGAAGAACACCCTGTTCATGCTCCCCTGCCCCGGTCTCTCCCACCGCTTCCCGCGCGGCGTCCTCGTCCTGACGGGATGGTTCCTCCTCGTGGCCGGGGTGTTCGAAGCCCGACCGGTCCTGGCCCGGCAGGCGCTGGCGAACACGGCTCCGCAGATGCTCGGCCTCCAGTTCGACGCCTTCCCGGACACCGAAGCCCGGCAACTGCTGCTGCTGGCCGCCCGCCGCGTGCCGGTGGCGCTGCTCCTGCCCGCCGTCTCGTCGGACAGCCACTTCGACGTCCTCTTCGGAGCCGCCGGTGCCCGCTTCGGCAACGACCTGCCGACCCGCTTCCGCTGGCGTGCCGGCCTGCTGGACCTCGACGTCTTCCGCCCCCCCTTCGGGGCCGGCCTCACCCTCCTCGACGTGGACCGCGCCGGGGTACCCGACCTCCACGCCCGCTGGCTCGCCGTGCGCCTCGGACCCTCCCTCCGGCTCGGCGGCCCCGCCTTTTTCGTCGAACCGCGCTTCATCGGCAACGGCGCCCTCAGCTCCCTCCGGCTCGGCCAGACCCAGTACGACGGGCTCGGACCGGGCACGCGTGACACCCGCACCGCGCTCGAGGCCGGCTACACCGCCGGGCTGCTGGTCCAGCTCGGCCCCCACCTCCACCTGACCGCCTCCTCCGGGTACCAGATCCATTACGGCGGCCCCGATCCCTCCTTCCACCGGCGCCGCCTCGGCGTGCTCTATGCACCGGAGAGCCGCCTCCAGGTTTTCGCGGCATACGGCTACGAAAAAGCGTCCCTCGGCCCCCGGACCCTGCGCTTCGAGCACTTCCACGCAGGCCTCCGCTTTCTCCCCGCCGCCGGCGGGCTCTGACCGAGCCGCCGTATGTACGGCGTGCGAAACGCCTCCCACGGCCATGTGAGGTACGCACCGCCTCAGACGCCGATCATCTGGAAACGGGATCCTTCGACGGGATCCTTCTCCACCTCGATCCGCACGGGAAAAGCCTCTTTGAGCTGATCCAGGTGGGTGATGACAATGATCTTGTCGAAGTCGTCCTGGATGGTCTGGATGGCCTCGACCATGTTCTCCACGCCCTGTTCGTCCTGGGTGCCGAAGCCTTCGTCGACGACGAGGGTGCGCACGCGGACGCCGCTGCGCTCGGCCAGGAGCTGGGCCAGGGCGATGCGGAGGGCGAAGTTGACGCGGAAGGCTTCCCCGCCGGAGAACGTCTCGTAGGGCCGCGGCACCCCCTGTTCGTCGGTGATGATGATCTCGAGCGTCTCTTTGGTTCCGCCGGTCTTCTTATCCTTGAGCGTTTCGAGGTGGACGTACATCTTGCCGTCGGTCAGGCGGGCGAGCAGCTCGTTGGCGCGCTCTTCGATCTCGGGCAGGGTCTGTTCGATGATGAGCGACGGGATGCCGTGCTTGCCGAAGGCGGCGCGGAGATGCCGGTAGATGGTACGTTCGGTGCGTGCGGCGGCGTGGGCCTTCCGCTGTGCCGTGAGGGCTTCGCGGTCCTGCCGGGCCTGTTCGAGACGGGAGCGCAGCTCGCCGGCCCGGGTGTGCAGGTCGCTCAGGGCCTGCTCCCGCCCGGCACAGGCCGCGGCCAGCTCACGCTGCCGGCGGACCAGCTCGTCGCGCCCGGCCAGGTCGGCCTCGAGCCGGGTGAGCCGCCCGGCCAGCGCCTCCCGCTCCGCCTTCGCCCTCGCCAGGCGCTCGTCGATCCGGGCAACCTGCTCTTTCCAGTCAGCCCGGTTGGCGCGGGCGTGCAGCAACTCCTTCATCCGCTCGCCGGCCTTCTCGACCTCCCGGAGCATCCGGCGCACCTCCTCCAGGCGGGCCGGGTCGAAGCCGATCTCGGCCTGCCGGGCCTCCAGGTGGCGGATCTGCTCCTGGATGGGTCCGAAGACCGAGCCGTCGTCGAGCCGGGTACGCAGGGTTTCCAGCTCCGGCTCCTTCCGCTGAAGGCGTTGTTCGAGCTGCTGCTTGCGACCGGCCACCTCCTCCAGCCGCCGGAGCTTTTCCTCGAACCGTTCCACCTGGCCGGCCTGGTCGCGCAGGCGCTCGTAGGCCGCCTCGTCGAAGGGACAGGCGTCGAGACGCTCGCGCAGGGTCTGGAGCCGTGCCCGCACCTCGTGCCCGAAATCCTCGTCGGCGAGGCGGCGGCGCAGGGCCTCGGCCTCCTTGCGGCGTGCCGCCAGGGCCTCCTGCGCCGTACGGGCGTGGGCGATGCGCTGCTCGATCGCCGCCAGCGATGCGACCCGGTCGGCGAGTTGCCTGGCCTCGTTCTCCACGGCCCGGTACCGATCGAGCAGGGTCTGGCGAGCCGCCATCTTTTCCTCGATCCCGTGCTGCATCTCCTCCAGCTCTTTCCGGAGCCGATCCATTTCGGTTCGGTACCGGGCTTCCACCTCGGCCCGGTGTGCCGGGGTGAGCGGCGTGCCACAGGTGGGGCAGGCCTCCTCCTCGAAGTCGAGCAACCGGCGCAGTGCTTCCTCCTGCTTTTTCAGGCTTTCCTGACGGGCCTTCATCAGGCCCTCCCGCTCCCTGATCTGCTCGCGCAACGCCTGCCCTTCCTGTCGGATCCGGTCCAGCGCTTCCTGGAGTTGCCGGTGCCGGTCCACGGCCGCTGCGCAGGCCTGCCGTTCCTGCTCCAGGCCGTCGGGGTCGGGCAGGGTGGCGGCTTCGCGCTCGATGCCGGCCTCCAGCGCGTGCAACCGCCCGCCGAGGGCCTCCCGTTCCTGCATCAGGCGCTGCTCGGCGGCGGTGATCTCCTCCTCCAGCCGGCGTCGCCGGGTGAGCACGTCGGTCAGGTCTTTGAACTGCCGGGCCGCGGTCCGGGCCGCCTCCAGCTGTCGCCGTACGGCCGGCAACTCGACCAGCTCGGCCTCGCACCGGGACAGCTCGTCCCGATCTGCCTTCAGCTCGACGGTCAGTCTGTGGATCTGGTTCTCGAGCGCGTTCTTCCGGTCCTTCAGCTCCTCCCGTTGCTGCCGGATCTGCTTCTCGACGGCCTCGTAGAGATGCTGCCTGTCGAGGAGGTCGTCATACGTCTTCCGGAGGGTTTCGTAGCGCTGGTGCTCCCGCTCGATCTCCGCCTGCCGGGCGATGAGGGCGTCGGCTTCCCGGATGCGTTCCAGAAGTTGCCGCCGCTCCTCCTCGTCGGCGTGACGGCGCCGGTCGAGCCCGTCGAGGGCTTCCCGGGTGGTGAGGGCTTCCTGCGCCCGGGCCTCGAGGGCGGCCAGGCGTTCGGCCAGCTGCCGTTCCTCGGCCCGGAGCCGTTCGAGCGTCGCCGCCTCCTCGGCAATCTGCGCCTCCACCCGGGCGTGCTCCTCCTTCCAGGCGGGCTCCCCGGCCAGGGCGTTCTTGAGGCGCTCGATCTCGCGTTCGGCCAGGTCGACGTCCGCCTCGGCCTTGCGGAGGCGCTCGCGGGCCATCTCGGCCAGGCGATCGTAGCGGCCCAGGTTCAGGATGCGGGCCAGGATCTGCTTGCGCTCGGCAGGCCGTTTCTTCGTGAACTCGTCGGAACGCCCCTGCAGCAGGAAGGCCGAGTTGATGAAGGTGTCGTAGTCGAGCCCCAGAATGTTGTTCAGGACCTGCTGCGTCTCGCGGATCGAGGCCCCGGTGAGGG
This window contains:
- a CDS encoding AAA family ATPase; this translates as MVPVALRLHNFLSYGTAAPTLDFEQFRVACLSGRNGQGKSALLDAITWALWGEARKSSDSRKPDDDLLRIGARRMQVELVFDLEGTRYRVLRWYEKTKTGKTSKPGLEVHVFDPAQDDYRPLTGASIRETQQVLNNILGLDYDTFINSAFLLQGRSDEFTKKRPAERKQILARILNLGRYDRLAEMARERLRKAEADVDLAEREIERLKNALAGEPAWKEEHARVEAQIAEEAATLERLRAEERQLAERLAALEARAQEALTTREALDGLDRRRHADEEERRQLLERIREADALIARQAEIEREHQRYETLRKTYDDLLDRQHLYEAVEKQIRQQREELKDRKNALENQIHRLTVELKADRDELSRCEAELVELPAVRRQLEAARTAARQFKDLTDVLTRRRRLEEEITAAEQRLMQEREALGGRLHALEAGIEREAATLPDPDGLEQERQACAAAVDRHRQLQEALDRIRQEGQALREQIREREGLMKARQESLKKQEEALRRLLDFEEEACPTCGTPLTPAHRAEVEARYRTEMDRLRKELEEMQHGIEEKMAARQTLLDRYRAVENEARQLADRVASLAAIEQRIAHARTAQEALAARRKEAEALRRRLADEDFGHEVRARLQTLRERLDACPFDEAAYERLRDQAGQVERFEEKLRRLEEVAGRKQQLEQRLQRKEPELETLRTRLDDGSVFGPIQEQIRHLEARQAEIGFDPARLEEVRRMLREVEKAGERMKELLHARANRADWKEQVARIDERLARAKAEREALAGRLTRLEADLAGRDELVRRQRELAAACAGREQALSDLHTRAGELRSRLEQARQDREALTAQRKAHAAARTERTIYRHLRAAFGKHGIPSLIIEQTLPEIEERANELLARLTDGKMYVHLETLKDKKTGGTKETLEIIITDEQGVPRPYETFSGGEAFRVNFALRIALAQLLAERSGVRVRTLVVDEGFGTQDEQGVENMVEAIQTIQDDFDKIIVITHLDQLKEAFPVRIEVEKDPVEGSRFQMIGV